Proteins from a single region of Hordeum vulgare subsp. vulgare chromosome 6H, MorexV3_pseudomolecules_assembly, whole genome shotgun sequence:
- the LOC123404856 gene encoding disease resistance protein RGA5-like, whose amino-acid sequence MEFATGAMSALLPKLGELLREEFLLKKSVKQGIKDLKAELECMQTALVKVSDVPLDQLDPLVKLWANEVRELSYVIEDSLDSFMVHFQGREPAKPHTIFVAFINNMRNKITDFKIRHKIANDIQDIGSRVRKVKERYDRYKLHDVAANVARTRVDPRLSAMYNKVSDLVGIDKPIDDIMKSLSENSHMPERSKLKTFSIVGFGGLGKTTLVKAVYDKLNKKFDCGVFVLVGQNPDMKKVLGDIIHELGVQMCTISSMMDVRQLINHLRKLLTNKRYLIVIDDIWDVQSWEIIKYAFPDNNHGSRVMTTTRICEVAKKVGGIYNMKPLSDDNSKKLFSSRIFGEEGTNLDNQSVQVCNKILRKCGGVPLSIITIASLLAGKEKEDWSKVYDSIGFGLEEQEVVQNTRKILSFSYYDLPYYLKTCLLYLSVFPEDNWINKNTLIWRWVAEGFVSNKHGIGSFEEGESYLNDLINRSMIMWIEPSHRVNVGRCRVHDMVLDLIRSLSSKENFVTIHDLEHHKKCLTSNNARRLALHKIIISNTPSIEVEHIRSFNASMCRGSRMPSLLRFKVLRVLVLEECDFLDGGCHLEHVGKLVHLRYLGLFGTPIDEIPREIGELMYLQSLDVRESGIEELSPSIGELTKLMCLRASKGTRMMADVRKLTALQELRLFSVDKIPNFFKDLGKLTELRVLEIHFDKMDERSHRALVKSLCSLRRIKTLEIYCDSVDIQGGDWEDWMPAPYELRELTLSGMVLPRRLPWMASSCVPHLSYLFFTAQVVEQQDLQILGSMPSLRCLNISSVDNCAPYTILESDEFQNLRYLRTNIEIKCGVGALPMLHKLVCGTSIGIEDVGLASRSMPLLEKVTYLLNCKNYHGDEVKETEAKLRHAARIHPNSPALEIRRHKYKNNQQELPRLIIQSLKRVLRDGGEVSTTDEEVGLRVNTENILEEARNMQWAKVEKVYQNQKVPDREQRTHIWHIISETLYTDLLADWPVFSCNPVTGGTLKIPAPPNIHYPIKYALGFIPSSHLYKIFSLSYQWGVEWPQSYLGVRGGNRSRPHLHAFLNHVVSDFFRPLTVLNIDKI is encoded by the exons ATGGAGTTTGCTACAGGGGCGATGAGTGCCCTCCTCCCCAAGCTGGGCGAGCTGCTCCGAGAGGAGTTTCTCCTGAAGAAGAGTGTGAAGCAGGGGATCAAGGACCTCAAGGCCGAGCTTGAATGCATGCAAACTGCCCTCGTCAAGGTGTCTGATGTCCCGTTGGACCAGCTTGATCCGCTGGTCAAGCTTTGGGCCAACGAGGTTAGAGAGCTATCTTATGTCATCGAGGACAGCCTCGACTCTTTCATGGTGCACTTCCAGGGGCGTGAGCCAGCCAAGCCCCACACCATCTTTGTGGCCTTCATCAACAATATGCGCAACAAGATCACCGATTTCAAGATCCGCCACAAAATAGCCAATGACATCCAAGACATTGGGAGCCGCGTCAGGAAGGTGAAGGAGAGGTATGATCGGTACAAGCTCCATGATGTTGCTGCTAATGTCGCCAGAACCAGAGTCGACCCTCGTCTATCAGCAATGTATAACAAGGTGTCTGATCTTGTTGGCATTGACAAGCCAATTGACGACATAATGAAGAGCTTGTCCGAGAACAGTCATATGCCCGAGAGATCAAAGCTCAAGACCTTTTCCATTGTTGGATTTGGAGGGTTGGGCAAGACAACTCTTGTCAAAGCGGTATATGACAAGCTTAACAAGAAATTCGACTGTGGTGTTTTCGTCCTAGTGGGTCAGAATCCTGACATGAAAAAAGTTCTTGGAGACATCATTCATGAACTTGGCGTACAAATGTGTACTATTTCATCAATGATGGATGTACGACAGCTCATCAACCACCTGCGAAAACTCCTTACTAATAAGAG GTACTTGATTGTTATcgatgatatatgggatgtacaatcATGGGAAATAATTAAATATGCTTTTCCGGACAATAATCATGGGAGTAGAGTAATGACAACTACCCGTATTTGTGAAGTTGCCAAAAAAGTTGGAGGTATTTACAACATGAAACCGCTCAGTGATGATAACTCCAAAAAATTGTTCTCTTCCAGAATATTTGGTGAGGAAGGTACCAATCTTGACAACCAATCTGTTCAAGTGTGTAATAAAATTTTAAGAAAATGTGGCGGTGTGCCATTATCCATTATTACAATAGCTAGCTTGCTTGCTGGTAAAGAAAAGGAGGATTGGTCTAAGGTGTATGACTCTATTGGTTTTGGGCTTGAAGAACAAGAAGTTGTTCAGAACACAAGAAAGATATTGTCTTTTAGCTATTATGATCTTCCCTATTACCTGAAGACTTGTTTGTTGTACCTAAGTGTCTTCCCTGAAGATAACTGGATCAACAAAAATACATTGATATGGCGGTGGGTTGCAGAAGGATTTGTTAGCAATAAACATGGGATAGGGTCATttgaggagggagagagctatttGAACGATCTCATAAACAGGAGTATGATCATGTGGATAGAGCCAAGCCATAGAGTCAATGTAGGCCGCTGTCGTGTCCATGACATGGTGCTTGATCTCATCCGTAGCTTATCGAGTAAAGAAAATTTTGTCACAATACATGATTTGGAGCATCACAAGAAATGTTTGACAAGCAACAATGCTCGAAGATTAGCTCTCCATAAAATAATTATCAGCAACACCCCCAGTATTGAAGTGGAACATATACGGTCGTTTAATGCTAGCATGTGTCGTGGTAGTAGGATGCCCTCACTTTTGAGGTTTAAAGTACTACGTGTACTTGTTCTAGAGGAATGTGATTTTCTGGATGGAGGTTGTCACCTTGAGCATGTCGGCAAGCTGGTTCACCTGAGGTACCTTGGTTTGTTTGGCACACCTATCGATGAGATCCCAAGAGAAATAGGAGAGCTTATGTACTTACAGTCGCTAGATGTGCGGGAAAGTGGTATAGAAGAGTTGTCCCCGTCTATCGGTGAGTTAACGAAGTTGATGTGCCTGCGTGCTTCTAAGGGTACAAGAATGATGGCAGATGTACGGAAGCTAACAGCTCTACAAGAGCTGCGGCTATTCTCGGTGGATAAGATTCCAAACTTCTTCAAAGATTTGGGGAAGCTAACAGAGTTGAGGGTGCTCGAGATCCATTTTGACAAAATGGATGAGAGATCTCACAGGGCTCTTGTGAAGTCTTTATGCAGCCTCCGCAGGATCAAAACTCTGGAGATATATTGTGACTCAGTGGATATACAGGGTGGCGACTGGGAGGATTGGATGCCAGCACCTTATGAGCTTCGTGAGCTGACACTATCTGGCATGGTTTTACCAAGACGGCTGCCTTGGATGGCTTCCTCGTGTGTTCCCCACCTATCATACCTGTTTTTCACAGCTCAGGTGGTGGAACAACAGGATCTCCAGATCCTTGGGAGTATGCCATCGCTTCGCTGCCTTAACATCTCAAGTGTTGACAACTGCGCTCCTTACACTATTCTAGAAAGCGATGAGTTCCAAAACTTGAGATATTTGAGAACCAACATAGAGATCAAGTGTGGGGTAGGAGCGTTGCCTATGCTTCATAAATTGGTATGTGGTACCAGCATTGGAATTGAAGATGTTGGCTTGGCATCGCGGAGCATGCCTTTGCTTGAGAAAGTCACCTATTTGCTAAATTGTAAGAATTATCATGGTGATGAGGTGAAGGAAACGGAGGCAAAACTGAGGCATGCCGCCAGGATCCACCCCAACAGTCCCGCCCTTGAAATACGAaggcacaaatacaagaacaaccaGCAAGAGCTACCGAGGTTAATTATTCAATCACTCAAGCGTGTACTACGTGATGGTGGAGAGGTTTCGACCAccgacgaagag GTCGGTCTCAGGGTCAATACTGAGAACATCTTGGAGGAGGCAAGAAACATGCAGTGGGCAAAAGTGGAGAAGGTGTACCAGAACCAGAAGGTCCCGGATAGAGAACAACGAACTCACATCTGG CATATAATTAGTGAGACATTATATACTGATTTATTAGCGGATTGGCCGGTCTTCTCTTGCAATCCTGTCACTGGCGGGACGCTAAAGATCCCGGCTCCGCCCAACATCCACTACCCCATCAAGTACGCCCTGGGGTTCATTCCATCCTCCCACCTATacaagatcttctccctctcttaCCAGTGGGGCGTAGAGTGGCCACAAAGCTACTTGGGCGTAAGGGGTGGTAACAGGTCGCGACCGCATCTGCATGCGTTCCTGAACCACGTTGTGTCAGACTTCTTTAGGCCGTTGACAGTGCTCAACATTGACAAGATATAG